The Sesamum indicum cultivar Zhongzhi No. 13 linkage group LG6, S_indicum_v1.0, whole genome shotgun sequence genome has a segment encoding these proteins:
- the LOC105163045 gene encoding calvin cycle protein CP12-1, chloroplastic-like, with protein MAAVAGVSITTPKVFAKLSDSSKPHAVKFSLLNSPWKRCTTQFSHGRMYVRPVAAAPDQISDKVEQSIKNAQEACSDDPVSGECAAAWDEVEELSAAASHARDKQKESDPLENFCKDNPETDECRTYDN; from the coding sequence aTGGCAGCGGTGGCCGGAGTTAGTATCACAACCCCAAAAGTCTTCGCCAAGCTATCAGATTCCTCAAAACCTCATGCAGTCAAGTTTTCGTTGCTCAACAGCCCATGGAAGAGGTGCACCACCCAATTTAGCCACGGCCGGATGTACGTCCGCCCAGTGGCAGCTGCGCCTGATCAGATCTCGGATAAGGTGGAGCAGAGCATCAAGAATGCACAGGAAGCCTGCTCCGACGACCCCGTCAGCGGCGAGTGCGCGGCGGCGTGGGATGAGGTGGAGGAGCTGAGCGCGGCGGCCAGCCATGCGAGGGACAAGCAGAAGGAGTCGGATCCATTGGAGAATTTCTGCAAGGACAACCCGGAGACCGATGAGTGCCGCACTTATGATAATTGA
- the LOC105163044 gene encoding bZIP transcription factor 53: MASKQLPTSPGSDLDERKRKRKLSNRESARRSRMRKQQHLDELIAQESKMQEENKKLRQMIDGASELYINFASENNVLRAQVAELTDRLRSLNSVLQIASEVSGLAFDIPDIPDTSLEPWQLPCPVQPIPASADMFQY; this comes from the coding sequence ATGGCTTCAAAACAGCTGCCGACAAGCCCAGGTTCTGACCTGGatgaaagaaagaggaagcGGAAGTTGTCCAACCGGGAATCCGCTCGTAGGTCCCGGATGAGGAAGCAACAACACTTGGATGAGCTGATTGCCCAAGAGAGCAAGATGCAGGAGGAGAACAAGAAGCTCAGGCAGATGATTGATGGTGCTTCTGAgctgtatattaattttgcatCTGAGAATAATGTGCTGAGGGCTCAGGTGGCGGAGCTAACTGACCGCCTTAGATCGCTGAATTCTGTACTTCAAATTGCATCTGAGGTCAGCGGCCTGGCATTTGACATTCCGGATATCCCGGATACTTCGCTTGAGCCATGGCAGCTGCCTTGTCCGGTACAGCCCATCCCAGCTTCTGCTGATATGTTCCAGTACTGA
- the LOC105163046 gene encoding vacuolar protein sorting-associated protein 51 homolog — translation MEVEGGATLDDKAKRMRDLLSSFYSPDPSSASSQQPNTSSRFATLDTINTASFDADQYMNLLVQKSNMEGLLQKHVEMAAEIKNLDTDLQMLVYENYNKFISATDTIKRMKSNIVGMETNMERLLEKIMSVQSRSDGVNTSLFKKREHIEKLHRTRNLLRKVQFIYDLPARLEKCIKSEAYADAVRYYTGAMPIFKAYGDSSFQDCMRQSEEAVAIIINNLEGKVFSDAESIQARAEAVMLLKQLDFPVESVKVKLFEKLEQFLVDLNLDSKELTNSSVDVNGSPDTGRVPDAAPATAHEASVREFAEAVRAYKVIFLDSEPQLSKLAQDFVRKHFEATHQQIEKQHSADLTTILRVIWSDVLLLDEVLPEASLPDFALQSARVAVKDYISSAFSHFLLHISDAVMKVQGRQKEGIEEEYPLQAALEASQKAVLHGSMNIFLEFRRLLDENSELLLKLRDLTIDWVQEGFQDFFRKLDDYFCLLSGKSTVASQEVNLLERMPGDKIAAGLVLVLAQLSLFIEQSAIPRITEEIASSFSGGGVRGSEYGPAFVPAEICRIFRSAGEMFLHLYINMRTQKISVLLKKRFAAPNWIKHKEPREVHMFVDLLLQEFEEIRTEVKQILPQGILRKHRRTDSNGSTASSRSNPLRDDRLNRSNTQKARSQLLETHLAKLFKQKMEIFTKVEQTQESVVTTIVKLSLKSLQEFVRLQTFNRSGFQQIQLDIYFLKSTLKRIAEDEAAVDFLLDEVIVSTAERCLDPVPLEPPILDRLVQTKLAKTSEQSMPS, via the exons ATGGAGGTAGAAGGAGGAGCGACGTTGGACGACAAGGCCAAGAGAATGAGGGATCTCCTGTCGAGTTTCTATTCTCCGGATCCTTCTTCCGCGTCATCGCAGCAGCCGAACACTTCCTCCAGATTCGCGACACTTGATACCATCAACACCGCCTCATTTGACGCCGACCAGTACATGAATCTCCTC GTACAAAAGTCCAATATGGAAGGACTTCTTCAGAAGCATGTTGAAATGGCTGCTGAGATAAAAAATCTTGACACTGACCTGCAAATGTTGGTGTATGAGAATTACAACAAGTTCATCAGTGCAACAGATACAATCAAAAG GATGAAAAGTAATATTGTTGGCATGGAAACAAACATGGAACGGCTTCTTGAAAAG ATAATGTCTGTGCAATCTAGAAGTGATGGGGTCAACACCTCTCTCTTTAAAAAGAGAGAGCATATAGAAAAGTTGCATCGCACCCGCAATCTTCTACGCAAAGTTCAG TTTATATATGATCTACCTGCAAGACTTGAGAAGTGTATCAAATCAGAAGCCTATGCCGATGCTGTCAGGTATTATACTGGAGCCATGCCGATTTTCAAG GCATATGGAGATTCTTCTTTTCAAGACTGTATGCGACAATCTGAAGAGGCAgttgctataattataaacaactTGGAG GGGAAGGTTTTCTCAGATGCTGAGTCCATACAAGCAAGAGCCGAGGCTGTCATGCTTCTTAAGCAGTTGGACTTTCCG GTTGAAAGCGTGAAGGTTAAATTGTTTGAGAAGTTGGAACAGTTCCTTGTGGACCTGAACCTTGATTCCAAGGAATTGACAAATTCTTCGGTGGATGTTAATGGGTCTCCTGACACAGGAAGAGTTCCTGATGCGGCTCCTGCCACTGCACATGAG GCTTCTGTTCGTGAATTTGCGGAAGCTGTTCGTGCTTATAAAGTAATTTTCTTGGATTCAGAACCACAACTATCTAAACTCGCACAAGACTTTGTTAGGAA GCACTTTGAGGCTACTCATCAACAAATTGAGAAGCAGCACTCTGCAGATCTTACGACAATCCTTC GAGTCATCTGGAGTGATGTGCTTCTGCTGGATGAAGTGCTACCTGAAGCTTCTCTACCTGACTTTGCTTTGCAG TCTGCTCGTGTTGCTGTCAAAGACTATATATCTAGCGCGTTTAGTCATTTTCTGCTTCATATTTCAg ATGCCGTAATGAAAGTCCAAGGTAGACAAAAGGAGGGAATAGAGGAAGAATATCCTTTGCAGGCAGCTCTTGAGGCCAGCCAAAAGGCAGTTCTACATGGCAGTATGAATATCTTCCTG GAATTCAGAcggcttcttgatgaaaactcAGAATTATTACTGAAGTTGAGAGATCTAACAATTGATTGGGTCCAAGAAGGTTTTCAAGATTTCTTCAGGAAACTTGATGACTATTTCTGCTTGCTCTCTGGAAAGAGTACTGTAGCCAGTCAAGAAGTGAATTTGCTAGAGCGGATGCCAGGCGATAAAATTGCTGCTGGTCTTGTTCTTGTGCTGGCTCAATTGTCTCTTTTTATTGAACAAAGTGCTATCCCAAGAATTACTGAG GAAATAGCATCCTCTTTTTCTGGTGGTGGTGTTCGAGGGTCTGAATATGGTCCAGCATTTGTTCCTGCAGAAATTTGTCGTATCTTTCGGTCAGCTGGTGAAATGTTCTTGCACCTT TACATAAATATGAGAACTCAGAAAATATCAGTTCTCTTGAAGAAGAGGTTCGCAGCGCCCAACTGGATCAAG CACAAAGAACCAAGGGAAGTGCATATGTTTGTGGATTTACTTCTTCAAGAG TTTGAAGAAATAAGAACTGAAGTAAAGCAAATTTTGCCTCAAGGCATCCTTCGTAAGCATCGACGTACTGACAGCAATGGGAGCACTGCATCCTCACGCAGTAATCCTTTGAGGGATGATAGACTGAACAGGTCAAACACACAGAAGGCGAGAAGCCAACTTCTAGAGACACATCTAGCTAAACTGTTCAAGCAGAAGATGgaaatttttacaaaagttGAGCAGACACAG GAATCTGTCGTAACAACAATCGTGAAACTTTCCTTAAAGAGTTTACAAGAGTTTGTGCGGCTCCAGACATTTAACCGCAGTGGATTCCAGCAAATTCAATTGGACATTTACTTTTTGAAGTCTACTTTAAAGCGTATTGCTGAGGATGAAGCTGCTGTTGATTTCCTGCTTGATGAG GTTATCGTTAGCACTGCCGAGCGTTGTCTTGATCCGGTTCCTTTGGAACCTCCCATCTTGGACAGACTTGTGCAAACAAAGCTGGCCAAGACTTCCGAGCAAAGCATGCCTTCTTAG
- the LOC105163048 gene encoding DNA replication licensing factor MCM7 — translation MNDLNFKQDKEIAKDFLTNFAGPNGEAKYINILQDVANRKTKAIQIELEDLIDYKDLDEEFLRRVTENTRRYIDVFANAIDELLPEPTEVLLDDDHDILMTQRAEETTENGGGSDPQKKMPPEIRRFYEVYIRASSKGRPFTIREVKASYIGQLVRISGIVTRRSDVKPLMQVAVYTCEECGFEIYQEVTARVYMPLFDCPSEQCKVNHAKGNLIPQLRASKFLKFQEAKIQELAEHVPKGHIPRTMTVHFRGELTRKVAPGDIVELSGIFLPIPYTGFRAMRAGLIADTYLEAMSVTHFKKKYEEYELRGDEEEQIACLAEDGDIYNKLARSLAPEIFGHEDVKKALLLLLVGAPHRKLKDGMKIRGDIHICLMGDPGVAKSQLLKHIINVAPRGVYTTGKGSSGVGLTAAVQKDPVTNEMVLEGGALVLADMGICAIDEFDKMDESDRTSIHEVMEQQTVSIAKAGITTSLNARTAVLAAANPAWGRYDLRRTPAENINLPPALLSRFDLLWLILDRADMDTDLEMARHVLHVHQAKESPDLGFTPLEPSVLRAYISAARKLSPAVPRELEEYIASAYSSIRQEEAKSNTPHSYTTVRTLLSILRISAALARLRFSEYVAQSDVDEALRLMQMSKFSLYSDDRQKSGLDAISDIYSILRDEAARTNRMDVSYAHALNWISRKGYSEAQLKECLEEYAALNVWQIHPNTFDIRFIDA, via the exons ATGAACGACCTCAACTTCAAACAAGACAAAG AAATTGCGAAAGATTTCCTCACAAACTTTGCAGGTCCAAACGGCGAGGCTAAATACATCAACATCCTC CAAGATGTTGCTAATCGGAAAACTAAGGCCATCCAGATCGAGCTTGAAGACTTAATTGAT TATAAGGATTTGGATGAAGAATTTTTGAGGCGAGTCACTGAAAATACTCGGAGGTATATTGATGTGTTTGCAAATGCGATTGATGAACTACTGCCAGAGCCAACAGAGGTGCTTCTGGATGACGACCATGATATTCTGATGACTCAAAGGGCGGAGGAAACAACTGAAAATGGTGGTGGCTCTGATCCGCAAAAGAAGATGCCTCCAGAGATCAGAAGATTTTA TGAAGTTTATATTAGAGCATCTTCAAAAGGGCGACCTTTCACGATTAGGGAGGTCAAGGCTTCATATATTGGGCAGCTTGTGCGAATATCTGGCATTGTGACACGTCGCTCAGATGTCAAACCGCTGATGCAGGTGGCTGTCTATACATGTGAGGAGTGTGGATTTGAAATCTATcag GAGGTAACTGCTCGGGTTTATATGCCTCTATTTGATTGCCCATCTGAACAATGTAAAGTAAATCATGCTAAAGGCAACCTCATCCCGCAGCTCAGAGCATCTAAGTTTCTGAAGTTTCAGGAG gcaaaaattcaagaactaGCTGAACATGTCCCTAAAGGTCACATTCCTCGGACAATGACTGTTCATTTCAGGGGAGAGCTAACAAGGAAG GTTGCTCCTGGTGACATTGTTGAGTTGTCAGGAATATTTCTTCCAATCCCATACACTGGATTTAGGGCAATGCGGGCTGGACTAATTGCAGATACATACTTGGAAGCCATGTCTGTCAcccatttcaagaaaaaatatgaaga ATACGAACTTAGAGGTGatgaagaagaacaaattGCTTGCTTAGCCGAGGATGGtgatatttataacaaattgGCACGCTCCTTGGCCCCAGAAATTTTTGGGCATGAAGATGTTAAAAAGgcccttcttcttctcctaGTTGGTGCTCCTCATCGAAAATTAAAGGATGGGATGAAG ATTAGAGGAGACATACATATATGCCTGATGGGTGATCCTGGTGTTGCAAAAAGTCAGCTTCTTAAACACATAATCAATGTTGCACCTAGAGGTGTGTACACAACTGGAAAAGGAAGTAGTGGAGTTGGTCTGACTGCAGCTGTTCAGAAGGATCCCGTGACAAATGAAATGGTTTTGGAAGGTGGAGCTCTG GTTCTAGCGGACATGGGTATATGTGCCATAGATGAGTTTGATAAAATGGATGAATCAGACCGCACATCAATTCATGAAGTAATGGAGCAGCAAACTGTTAGTATTGCTAAAGCTGGTATCACTACATCTCTGAATGCACGGACTGCTGTCCTTGCTGCCGCTAATCCAGCCTG GGGGAGGTATGATCTAAGGAGAACACCAGCAGAGAATATTAATCTGCCTCCTGCCCTTCTATCAAGATTTGATCTCCTGTGGTTGATTCTTGACCGAGCAGATATGGATACTGATCTTGAAATGGCCCGGCATGTTCTCCATGTCCACCAGGCCAAGGAATCTCCAGACCTTGGATTTACTCCCCTTGAACCTTCTGTCCTTAG AGCATATATTTCGGCTGCAAGAAAACTGTCACCTGCTGTACCAAGGGAGTTGGAGGAATATATAGCAAGTGCATATTCCAGTATTAGGCAGGAAGAGGCGAAATCAAACACTCCCCACTCTTATACAACAGTTAGGACTCTCCTCAGCATTCTTAGGATATCTGCg GCTCTGGCAAGACTCAGATTCTCCGAATATGTTGCTCAGAGTGATGTGGATGAGGCACTTAGGCTAATGCAAATGTCgaagttttctttgtattCAGATGACCGCCAAAAATCTGGTCTGGATGCAATTTCTGATATTTATTCAATCTTACGTGATGAAGCTGCAAGAACTAACAGGATGGATGTGAGCTATGCCCATGCTCTCAACTGGATTTCAAGAAAG GGATATAGTGAAGCTCAGCTGAAAGAATGCTTGGAGGAATATGCAGCCTTGAACGTGTGGCAGATCCATCCCAACACATTTGACATCCGTTTCATTGATGCTTAA